The DNA segment acgaaaagtctgtggacgtaaaaaaagtggacataaagtccgtgtaccaaaTCATCATTCGACACGATTCTTCCATGAAGATTGACAGTTCTTATGACTGAATTCAAAAAATGAGTATGTATCTCAATTGAAACGCACACAAATTTTCGATAAAGATTTATTGTTTCTAGGAAAATCGATCGAAACGTTTCGTTGCAATTTTGTACAATTTTGTAGAATGAGGAGAGAGGATTCGCAGAAAATTTTAACAGAGACTGTTTattagttttcctttaaaaaataaaacattaacgGAGACCTACAACGTCACCGAGGTACACGCATTTTTCGACATTAAATATCGTTTAATGTACTTATAGAATTCAATacgattttccaaaattctgaTCCTTTTTTTTCGAGCAGCTGAGCACTGAAGGGTGTTTTTTGCATATACTTTCCCACTAAAATTGTGAAttattgtcaatttttcatGCAAATCAAAAACTAATTTAGCAACTGAAAATAAGCGAAACAACAGGTATGGATTAATTCTAGTGGGAGAGCATTACCTGCCTTTCTCCCATCTACACCAGCAAATTTTTGTAAGACTAGAATTGATTGTTAATGGTCGAGTTCAGTTGATATTTCCGAAATCTCTTGACTTCCGAGGAAActtttgacaattttggcgTGAAAATATGCGTTTGGCATCTTGCGGTGTCGGAACATTCCAGTAAAAGTTCTGTGCTCGCAATTATTGGTTTCTTTGAAATGTGCTATGCatataaaaaatatgaagagaaaaagaaacaaataggCATCGTTTCGATTTAATCAAAAACCGgtatttgagattttcatataatttaaaaaaggaaatggaccgattgaaaaatttgcctcGATGTGAATTGAAACACATTGGACACTCTAAAATTTGGTAGGTCCCTGTAATCTGCCGGCCTATTATCAAGATGCGTTATAAAAAAGATGAGtatgatttaaaataaacacAAAGAATATCACATATAATCGAAGTCAAAACCTGCAAAGATTTCAACGAACATTTTTCATAGCAAAATAGCCCatctttttttacaaaatactgCTGTTCACTCTTAAtagtctttgaaaattaaaaaaaatctaatcaacTTACTCGAATGTAGCTTTCTATAAACAACTGAGGTTACCATTATAATTATAcatcatttgtttttttcaaatttttcaggtagaATTTAAAAGTCGTtaaatcggtttctgttagacaggtttaagtccaaaaactcatgaaccctggCTTTGGTTGATTGCGCAGAACGCTAAGGCTTATGAGTTTTTGGGCTTAGGCCCGTCGAACAGAAACAGATCCAATTGggccacgtttagcagaaaggaaccaaggcacatcaccttttcgtgaaaacggttgtgcggatttttctgaaaatttcgatgattcatgcatagcacgaagcaaattccctaaattttcgaaagaatccgcacaaacgttctctcgtaaaatattaaattacccagtaaaatttggaaatagctgatgtggcttggttcccttgctggaaaataaaatttcaccgatactcacgtactaaggaaaaacgccgtatgaacattcaagagttgataaatttcccggataaaatatgtttatttgacgaaatttatgcatatttttcctcgaaattttcagatatcttggatcaaattgcgaacaaaatagtctgaaaaattaaaagaaaaatatttacaatttccccccaataaaatcgtattttatcagaggagatttggcaacgcctgaaggttaatacggtgttttttcttagcatggcaggatACCAAATCAAGGAGGTCCTCATATCCCTGGCGCCGCGCGGATTACACCATCCCGCTTCATGTTCCGATACCGCGCCAGCGCCCATAGGGGAAAGTACTGGTGGTAACCGTGGAAGATCAGGAACGGAAGTCTCGCGGCGCAACACTCGTTCGAGGAATCATCCTCCCAGACGCCATGGTCGCACTGCGTCCGGAGCAACCACTCAACACCACGCCCCACCGCAGGATGGTCGACCGCGCCCCCTGCCATAAGCCCCAGAAGCGCCCACGCGGTTTGGGTCGGGCCGCTGGTCGCCCCCACATAACACTCCCGCTCGTAACTAATCGGATCCTCCCCCACCCACCATCCCCATTCTGCACCGAGACGAGCCACTCAACCGCACGCCTGACCCGCGGATCCTCATGCGACACACCCATGGAGTTCAACGCACTCAACCCGAACCAAGTCCCATGGGTGTAGTTCACCCCCCACTGACCCCACCATTTCCCATCGGGTTCTTGCTCCTTCAGGACGAACGCCAGCCCACGACGAGACACCTCACTCGTCTCCGGTAGCTCGCCCGATTGCCCGAGCATGCAGAGACACCTCCCGGTCACGTCTGCGGTTGGCGGGTCGATGAGGAAACCTTGATCAGAGAACGGGACTTGCTTCAGCCAGAGGTCGGTGTTGTCCACCTCGTAAGAGGCCCAACCGCCGTTGGCGGTCTGCATGCCGACCACCCAGTCACGCCCGCGTTGTATCGCCTCCGCGAAGGCAGCCGGGTCCGCGCGGTGCATGGCCATCAGCACCATCGCCGTATCGTCGAGGTCGGGGTAGGATTTGTTACCGTACTGGAACGGCCAGCCTCCCGGGAGTAAGTTCGGCTTCTTGACGGCCCAATCGCCAGCAACGTCGAGGATCTGCCGCCGGCGCAGCCATTCCAGACCACGCAGCGCGGCCTTTTCAGCGTGGAGGTCACGCGTTTCCAAGAGAGTATGCGCAACCAACGCCGTGTCCCATGTCGGAGACGCGCAGATTTGTAAATAAGCCTCGTCTTCGCGGAAGAAGAGTAACGACTCGATGAAATTCCGCAAGGCGACGCGGGGCGGGTGGGTTGCCGGGTAACCGAGCGCGTCGAACATGAGAAGAGCGTTCACAGAGTTGAATGATGCGGCGAAGAGACCTTCCCCTGGCCGCACGTGTTCCTCGACCCACTCTACCGCTTTGTCGATGGCGCGCTGACGCAGTTTTGGCGAGAGCCGCGGTTCGATCTGGTGCAGGACGGTGTTCACGGAGCGGAATAACGAGAACCAAAGGGTATTTTGGTGTGGCGCCTGTGGTAGCAGCCCGACCTTCTCGGGCGGGGTGTGGAATAGCTCGTCGATCCGGACACCGTGGAGTTGCCGCGGGTGCGCGCGCTTGGCCTGGAGGACCGATAGTGGCACGATGATGGTCCGAGCCCAGCATGCCACCTTCGATAAGTGGAACACGAACCACTTCGGTAGGAGTATCATCTCGACGGGTAGGATGGGAAGGGCCTCCCAGGGGAGGATGCCAACCCAGCAGAGTCGTATTCGAGCGAAGACGTTGGCGGTTTCGGCGCCGCCCGCTGCCAGGATGGCCTTCCGCGCCCGGACCATGTGTTCGGCGTCCGGCGAGTCGCCGATCATCTTGAGGGCCAAGTAGGCGAGGACACTCGCGTTGACCGAGGTTGGGCCTTTCTTGAAGTGCGGCCACCCGCCGTCCGGGAGTTGGATGCCGCGCAGGTAGCGCCCCATCCTCTGTTCGAGTTCGATGTCGGGTGTCTCGCCCAGGAAGCGGACCATGAAGATGTAGTCGGCTGGGTACATGGCGTCTGCTTCGTACTCGTAGCACCAGTGGCCGTCCTCTCTCTGTGCGGCGAGAATGGCGTTCGTTGCCTGTTTTATGCGAATATCCATCGCTTCCAAGTCGCTGGGGGAGGTTGTGTCCTCGACTGGCGAGGTTATGTCCTCGACTGGTGGGGTTGTGTCCTCGACTGGTGAGGTTGTGTACTCGACTGGTGAGGTTGTGTCCTCGACTGGTGAGGTTGTGTCCTCGACTGGTGAGGTTATGTCCTCGACTGGTGTGGTTATGTCCTTGACTGGTGAGGTTGTGTCCTCGACTGGTGTACTAATGTCCTCGACTGGCGAGGTGTCCGTGTCTATCGCCATTGTGTTGGTTTCAGTGTAGCTTTTCTCCTGGTGGCTTCTTTACCTGgacagtaaaaaaaagtaaccaaaattgtGTGTTAGTATGAGAAGTAGAACAAAAAGTAATCTGATGGTGCCataatttcttttaattattattagtttttctttgagtCCCATTGACTAAATCTTTGGGTTGAACACTCGCAACCTCGTTGAAAATCAGGCGCAAGCCGCTAGGATCAAACTTGGATCGCATTGGTGCGATAGTCGAATGCGATAGCTTCAAACTCGCAAGTCGCAAACTTTGAGTGATATCAAGAGAGACAAAAGTACATTGGTTTAGCAAGACTCATGCTTTATCCTCAGGAGTCTcaggtttttgtcaaattaaccaaaaatttggttgaGCTTTCTGAGGAATTAGCAACTCAAAGTAACCCAAAGTAACCATAAACACGGACATTTGTAGCAGTAAGTTACATGAAAATTGCATCTTAATATACGCAAGACCAGGCTCGGACTGgtcataaggccaatctgccattggcaaaTACGGCCCCCTGGTGGGCCGAGAACGCGCCCCTTgaatggatgtccacattgcatatgaaaaatgtaagacgcgacgGCGGGAGTCGTGAACGCGCAATactctgctctagtttaaagcaacactataaataagacaaacgcaaacaaacacactATTGAAATAAAGCTAGGGAAAAGATGCGCGTTagcgacggcgcagagatacaactattcgtacttgatggatgtccgtgctgcgctgcatctgaaaaattgaaggcgcgatgacgcgaagcgtgagctctcaatgctctgatatacgctgtcaatgaggtgtcactcagtttcgggagaaaagtttaaaatgaggcTCGAATACGTTTTTCCTGTCTTTGgttgtgttgatactcgttatttcttcttttttcaggttcttgtctgattcttttttaggatggatttgcagacccacgtgtTAAGTGTTAAGCAGTTAACACATAACTGGCTCGGTTCTTGTGGAAATAATgatgcttggatgcgtctaggtgctttaattttttatgttttctttaatttcagaagtctgttggttacttcaatacgttccaTTGTGCAGTTTTTACTCCGTatgattaataaactttgaacctgaaaactgcataaacttgtgctgctttgccaaaattttctgagccccTCTCCATGTATAGcagatgccctaccaggaaatatcacattacgaaGAACCAGCCAAGGgcctacgccctcagatgcgagccagacCGACCCTGTGCAAGACAGGCAATAATAAATTGCAATTACgtatggtaaaattattgctactGAATCGAAGTATTGTCCATTTCGCCTATCTACTGACTAAAGGAACAACTCTCGTTGAAATTTATTACAATAAGATTAAagtaaattggaatttttcttttcattgaaaattgccTATTCTTATTATACATGAACTTATCTGGTTGagtgtttaaaatcggcatttacaGACTACGTGttgtgaaaatattgcaatttagatgggggaaaaaaagaactcATAAGTTTATCACATTAAGtggaatttttatttcaatattttcatgccACAAAGACTCAGTGCACTATTTGACTTGCGTAAATGTTTGGTTTTTCTTCGAATAGgcttcagagtttttttttttttttttttttcaaaaaaagttcgcTGAAAGGACTTGGCTCCATGGAGAGGGGAGCAAAAATGCCTCCGAGACCTCCGAAAAGAGTCATAATCGTATGAATTCATATCTAGCACATGACGAGAAATACGGAGGCGCCGcaccgtggatcgagtcaataggagaggtcggacgaaatttggaaactttgaacgcttataactccgtttatacgaaattttgaggctctaaaaatggtttcattggtttcctcgtaaaatttacttcgaaaagcaccccttggaatgtaaaataagacgaaataaacataaaaatttgcagttttagtaaaaaatttcatgtccgacctctctaattgactagATCTACTGCGCGCCGGCGCCGATAAAATATATCtgttctctgatttttcctggcCTTGACATTGAGGGAAACATTGCTCTGAGAACTATCAATAATTAcgaattgaattattttaagcCCAGTCAATTTATATCCGATAACGAGTTTGCGAAGTCGAAAATTGACTTAGACAAGAAGCATACCGAGCAGAAACAAtctcattgatttttacacCACAAGCTTTTATCTCCGATTTCAAATCGCTTTAATTCAAATTGCTAAGTCGAAAAATGTTTATCTGTAATTGGGACTTTACAAATCTCTgatcgtgttttattttttaaaaagaaaagtaaccgaTAGGTTTTCTTAAGGTTTTCTATAGAATTTCCTTACTCGTTTAAAACTACAGAAAATgccattaaaatattttgtgcagtttttccttgaaaaaataaaataaagccGGAGGTTTGTGAACATTCCTGTGTGTGCATGTATTTTTCGAATTAAGCCACCGAGATAAATAGCTCTACTCTAAATCGCTCGAAATTGGAACAATAACAATGACCATTTGTCTCTCGGAGAAATTAAATCCAACAGGAAATCTGTAACATCACGTGCCTAAGTAAATGTACATGATTTCCTGGATGCAATGGCAAAACTTTGCACAAAGAAGTCTGATATCTAAATGTATTAGTTAGAATTAAATTATATTCTGctcttttcttcttgaaatGTGGGTTACGTtcggtggcgaagcgtgaataattgactatcgatatttttccatctgAATTTATGGtaacgaatcgattattaaggtgttcatcgcAAACAACCTGATAATCGACCCATTTCCAAAGCTTTGGTCAATCGATTCATAGCAAAGCCCAAACTTGCTACATCTGGCTACACCCGTACATTTACTGACCTAATGAAAACGAATAAGGCCTAGCCGTTTCATGAACACTTCAGGAGAAAAAATTCCTCAGagcaaaacgccttcagctccgtgcgtatgcaacacggacatccatagagcccgaatagttgcatccatacTTAATGATGAGATTTGTTATGTTTTCGTCGCATTTGACACTTACTAAGGTGAATGACGCTTTGAATGAtagttttaaaacatcaaaataccACCTTTTGATCTTATCTCCTCCTCCCTTATGGCCTCCAActttaaaccaatttttttatttccggAGGAAATGAGTCAAACGTTACCTAATGACCTAAAGTATCATTAGATCCGACCAAAAGTTATGCTTATTTGTTTTCACTCCTTTTTACTGGAGTCAGAAACTAAAGTCATATAACTCTTAAACAAAAATGTCGGGAAAATTGTAGCTGATCATAACTTCGTCAATGATTATTATGTATCCAACGCTGTGAGTTTAACGCAAATTCAATATGATTTAAGGACTCTGACATGTTCTAATCTATTGCTAACGTCAAAACCGAAAACAACTTTACGAACTAAGGAACGCGACATTTGGAGTTTTATCTATGATGGCACACTCTACAGGCATTGTGCGCCTTTTAGATTTTACGACAGGATATaaaaaatcgacgaattttaAATTCAGCGCATGAGTTGCATCCTTCTTCTCACAAATGACATCGCCTAGATTAAGTTGGGCTCTTGGAATACTCGATGAGATCATAGTTCGATCTTTTGTAAACACTAATTAGCCCCCTACCGACATCGGTGCGACCTAAATTCCAAATCTAGGCATTAACCTCTGTGAGTCGGTGACATATTTTGATTCTTAATTAGAATACTCTAGATATTCagttactgattttttcatctTACGATGATAGGAATTAGTCGTGCCGCCGGTGTTTATGAGCGGCTCACTTTAAATCAATTGAAAACTTTGGTGATAAATCggaaggaatgatgtccctaAGTTGGCCCAGGCAAATACACCTAAAAGATtatcataaaatataaaaagatgAGACTTAGAAGATCGGAAGTGTCCGATCAATTACGTGTCATCAACTTCGATTTTGAAGCAAAGCAGTAATTTTTTGCGGTAAATTAGTGTCATCATTGTTGAGAGTCGTCTCCAGTGTTTACACAAATTTAATATTAAGGTCAACTATTGCTGTTTCAGCGAATTCTAGAAAAGcgattggaaaaaaatgtgtggCCACGATTGGCTACACGGTTAGGCAGACTTTTTGCTAGACAGAGTTAggagtttcaaaaatgtaatcGAATCGTCCAcctacccaagtagcaaaatagaatttttttctagagaaaaaatatcgagaaaatctttagaaaaaacaaagaaaatgagagttatccagaaaataaaaagaaaaaatattgcgagtcaaaagtctgaccaaagaaaatagatctatttcgtaggtctactttctgtcaacttcccacttggaaaaaagatagaaaatttattgaaagtagaattattttctaaccgatttcttaatgttttcttttaagaaaatgcaaggaaaaaatgtattttctttctattttcttgtatctattttctagatctactttatacctattttctttcaagaaaattgttctatctagaaagtagacattttcttgatgagcgccacctagaaagtagatgacaatgctacttgggtaaggGGCAGAAACAAAGAGCAATTTTACAATCACCTCCCTACGGGCAAACTCTGTAATTGTAATTTGGTGCCCacttttttttggtcaaaatttaggagtgaatttcattttcagtcATTTACCCGGTTGAGTGAGGCTAGGTGTAATGATGAAGAAGGGAAGGTTAAATGAAATTACCTATCGACACATacctgaatttttattttacatgagGTGAAAGCTCATGATATTTTATGAACAATCTCACTTGCAGACACCAGTATTTTCCTTGATTTCAAATTTGACTTCACCGTATTAATATTACAACTTAAATTTCTCGTTTTGGGAACTAAATAGAAAACCACTATTCTCTCGGTGTTTTGACGAATTTAAGATGTTCTAAATTATAAcataaataacaaaataaaatcagaGAAATAATCACCACCaacactttaaaattatttagtcCGTTCGCCACTTTTTCTAAGCTAACACAGTGTTGCAGATAAGTAGCAACTCAGTGAGCACTGAGCACGTACAAAGAAGAAAACCTTATCTCTGACGAAAAAGAAAAGCCGTATGGGAGATTGATGCAATCATACCGCTTATTTAgctcaattggacgcatttctgtcaaacggaactgtgtgcattacgacgtaagtcctgttatgcatgtattcttacgggtctcatggttcatgtcttaatgctcatagttctgtttgatagaaatacgtccgattgcaTCAATGGAGTCGCCTTTtcgtgagagaaaaaaaaatcctactatACATGTGGGCACCGGAATTTTGTAGAATGTAAtcgtaaaaaataattaactgCAAATTGATTGTTATCACTGCAATATGCTGAAGCAGAAGTGTTTTTGCATTAGTCAGCCACTCTGTCGTAATAGCGAAGAAAGCAGTAAGTggatgctgggatgaacctcgagacacataaaggCATgagctaaccatggctcatacagcaATGCACTTATTGCTCTCTTCTTTATCACGGCAGCACTTGGAATCACGACTTTTGAACTACAAGCACTCCAAGGTTAGCAATCCTCATTTTGCTGCTAAAATGCCTGTGCGTATCGCCCAAGTATCATTTTTGTTCAATGTCACTGTTACACTattatataatttcaatttcattggaAGTAGCTCACCTAATAGAAAAAATCGCAAGAAATTCACTACTTTATTGGGATTAGTAGTTGTGCTAGCATTTAGTCTATCCTACAAATTCAAGGCGCTAAAATTATCAGAACTTCATAGAGATAAACTTGCAATTACTAGAGTGTTGCGTGTCACTTCTCTTCTCGGTTCTGGGCGCAAGAATCGCCTTTAATAAACGAATTGAACGAGATGTTGACTGCTGATTTCAATAGCACGGCCATTTGAGTGACATTATCCcaataaatttaaactttttcgcGAGTTTCCCATGAAAACCTTTACTTTGGCGGTTGTGATGAATGAGTTGCAGAGCTCCACAGTTCGTGTCGGTGAGGATGTGAACCAGCGTACTAAGGTTCAATGGTTTTGTCTATCAACACCATCCTTGTCCAAAGTCATAAAAAAAACTCTCTCCGCTCCTTTTACACTACTTATGGATTTAATTTGGAGATTTTTAACGTGTCGATCGTGTTTTGTACAAAGTTCACAGCACAAAGTTCATAAAGCAAAACAATTTgagaaagaaacattttttcacgACTTTGGGtggaattttaatgaaataacaCCACACTGCTgctatgctgaggaaaaacgccgtatgaaccttcatgcgttgctgaggtttctttgataaaatacgaatgtCCTAGTGAACTTATGAATCTTTAtctattttgataatttttctcgaagtttCACCTAATGGTCCTGAAACTTATAAGATAAAATATTTCcctgtaaaaattggcgataggagctgcgtttcaaaataccataggagttcttatagccgactaaagaaggctattgaaaaccCGGTAGTTGGCTGTGCggaagcggagcaaatcatatagccgagctatacgaagctataaaaaagtatacagtcgggctatagttcctatcgccgggctttacactttatcaccattggctataaaaggctataagaaattgtgtagaaattcgtgtgctttggaaatcattaagtttgatacggaactccgtttatatttacaaaacacacattatattttcctttaaaacatattttttttttcatcaattaaaatgagaatagtccatacagagtgtacaaacatttcaaaatcatgagttgaaaaacgctgactccgcgagattaaatattagagcctaacacaaagcggagcggcgacgcactggcgcctaaaaacctaacagggatacttcacgcattgcgcaatgcgtgaagtatccctgttaggtttgtaggcgctaatgcgcgtttcgcactctctgcccgcctGCTCGTGCTCCTGAGCCGCCGCTCAAATTGCCGTCCCATTTTATTGAAGGCAAATTGAACGGAACGAAAGACGCGCAAAAAGGAGAGGAATCGACATCAATATGCTCCCTTTGCCGGAACAGAGCGAAGGTGACAAAACTACCgcacgcaactattcgagctcctaAGTCGCTCAAATTGCCATCACGCTTATTGAAGGCAAACTCGTGACAAAATGAGAGACAAGCAGTAAAAAGAAGACTCAAGGTGTGTCCCTTTCCCGGGTGCTCACCTCGGATATTGAATGTCATGTACCGAAGTGCGTAACTTCTCTCACTATCTCGTGTCAACTtaactcttcaattttttagtcaGAAAACGCCAAATGGCTTATCCGCATTTGAAGTTACACTTGAAAGTGCTCGCTCCTTAAATCAATTAGATGAGGTTTCTTGATAGGCTCCTTGCTTCAATTAAtgttttttacgtttttttatattttttcagagGTGTCATTTCACCAGGGCAATGGAGCGATTGCTGCACCCTCTTAAATTTTAGAGCTGACCTTTCATTACGGGAATTTTGATCAATTCCAGAgcatttttcgagattttcatAAGGTCTCCTCCCTAAGCTTTACCTGAATTGACGCCTATGAATTTGTTACCTAAGGGTAGGGTCGTTCTTGATGTGAAAGATTCGATTCCTTGAATGTTaaatggactccattttgcCATGAGGAGTACCTGGAAATTCTGGAGGAATTTATggatcattttagaaacagcgtatgtgtTCCAAAGTGCCTCCAGCTTCCAAAATGTaaggaattttggattttgctcaggacctttaaaattttacaataaggaacttcTAGAATCTCTGGCGTATTCCACAGACAGCATATCGATAGCTAAAGAGCAACGTATACGCCAAAACGTATCTATatggcggtgtttcaaaatttccactcctatttaattttttcaaaaagaaaaaaaaaaaacaattttatggcttgaaatttttacggagtATTCTGTTAAGGGAGAAGAGAAATCGAGGAGTTCGTCAAGCTATTGCGTTGCCTAGTTTTCCTcaggaaaaataaaggaagataGGAAGTTTTCAACGTCGTAtacggaggtacgtggtttcgaacTCTGCCATCGACATGTGCCTGCCATGCTACCGACGCTAAGGATGCTAAGGATGCTAACGCCGTAtagacattcgagagttgccaaatttccttcgataaaatgtttattaagaagaaaagttatgaatatttttccctgaaattttcagaaacttttggtgatattgcaaacaaaatcattcgaaaaatttgaaggaaaatattcttaagtttaccgggaaattcgtgttttaccacagaatatttggcaacgcctgaagatttaaacggcatttttccttggtACGACAGCatcactgccgtgatagcgaagagggccgtaagtgcaaaattttcgaaatcgagttttcttcaaaattcatctaaactctttcagatgaaattactgagacagctaaaacagcaaaattcatcccaatttaatgaaaacgagacgtttgagaaagccgtaagtgcacaaaaaatgacatagtttttttcaagacagccgtagtggcatgagagccaatgaaaacagtgctttcaaggggaatgccgccctcatctgccgatttctaacctgaaaatgtgtttgttaagcgtccaaaacgcaaccacgaaagcatgcagtagatagcacttacggctgtcttgcctaacaataacctagcatgaaaatgaaaaatactctttttaagtaatggaaataaaatcagtcgatttttaatcatccatacgattt comes from the Bemisia tabaci chromosome 7, PGI_BMITA_v3 genome and includes:
- the LOC109030156 gene encoding probable squalene--hopene cyclase, producing MAIDTDTSPVEDISTPVEDTTSPVKDITTPVEDITSPVEDTTSPVEDTTSPVEYTTSPVEDTTPPVEDITSPVEDTTSPSDLEAMDIRIKQATNAILAAQREDGHWCYEYEADAMYPADYIFMVRFLGETPDIELEQRMGRYLRGIQLPDGGWPHFKKGPTSVNASVLAYLALKMIGDSPDAEHMVRARKAILAAGGAETANVFARIRLCWVGILPWEALPILPVEMILLPKWFVFHLSKVACWARTIIVPLSVLQAKRAHPRQLHGVRIDELFHTPPEKVGLLPQAPHQNTLWFSLFRSVNTVLHQIEPRLSPKLRQRAIDKAVEWVEEHVRPGEGLFAASFNSVNALLMFDALGYPATHPPRVALRNFIESLLFFREDEAYLQICASPTWDTALVAHTLLETRDLHAEKAALRGLEWLRRRQILDVAGDWAVKKPNLLPGGWPFQYGNKSYPDLDDTAMVLMAMHRADPAAFAEAIQRGRDWVVGMQTANGGWASYEVDNTDLWLKQVPFSDQGFLIDPPTADVTGRCLCMLGQSGELPETSEVSRRGLAFVLKEQEPDGKWWGQWGVNYTHGTWFGLSALNSMGVSHEDPRVRRAVEWLVSVQNGDGGWGRIRLVTSGSVMWGRPAARPKPRGRFWGLWQGARSTILRWGVVLSGCSGRSATMASGRMIPRTSVAPRDFRS